The genomic region TATTCTCCATATACCCTGAAACCTTGCTTGTCCATTGCTATCCATGAACTCATCTACTTGTGGACACCTCTGTATCTATTTACTGTTGTGCTTGGCAATGTAGAAACTAAATATTTATTCACCTATTATTACaaactcagtgtgtgtgtatggtatctGTTATTAAAGTCCTGATGGTAATACATGTACTAAATTCAGACGAACTTACAAGGTAAAATTCTGCAAATATAGTAAGATCATAGATATTTATATGgtaatgtaaggcatatgtaatgCTTATTAAAATCGGTAAAATCATAATCAATCCCGAGTGAAATAGCCAATGGGTAGTCACCCTGTCAAATAACCTGTCATTCGACGAATAATCTCGGTTAAATAGCCGGTTGTTTACTCAGCCGGGAATCCTAGTCATATATACTATGCCTTTTCTTTTTATGGTCAAACTTCTACTTTGTTTGCGAAAGTAGAATGAGAGACATTATTTTTCctagaaagtcaaaaaaaaaaaaagtaagatgtgTCCTATGATGCACAGGATTGCTTACTTATACAAAGGTTTTTATGAAGAtctcatgtgtacatgtaaggGAACACACATTTTTAGTGTTCCATGCCCCATACTGTCTCCCTATTATTGTTAAGTGTACTCACCCTTATTGAGACCAGTGTGCGTCCCGATAGGAGTGGTACCAGCGCGAGTATCCCTGGCCCTGCTGATGTCTGTAGGCGTCATTGTCACGTATATGGTTAGGATCAACATGTCCGTGGCCATCGTAGCCATGACCCGCACGCCAAACTCAACTCCTGCCCTCACCTCCGGAGCCGCATCCACCGCCCACGCCAATGCCTTCTGCACCTTACAAAATCAGGTACATTTCACTTGAACAGACTTGTTTACATCCTCTTGCCTACAAGTCTTGCTTTTACTGTAATGTTGCTGTAACTGTTGTGTGTTTATATGCTCGCTTGCTTAATGACTTCAGACTTTTCGTTTTGTCAGCGACAGACTGAATCGTCCACTATTTTTCCCTTCCCAACCCTCTTAAGACATTTTTGTCGTCCTACTCTGAGAAAATTTCCTATCATTTCCAAACTGGAATTatatttttcccattttcataaCCACGCCAAGATCTGTTTCTCCATTCCCTTCATCTCAAACACTAGGAAATAGTCTACATTTCCCCAAGCACAAAGTGTTTCCAGAATCTTTACTTTGATTCacgatgatattattattattattattattattattaccattgttaCGCATCCCAACGATGGTGGCATTGAAAACTGAATAATGTCGGGTAGAGCCAATTATTTGTAACCTAGGGATAACAATTCACACAATCCTTGCGCAAGTAACTATTGCCATTTTCCTACTAGATCACCCAACCCGCTCTCTTGCCACAGCTGGCCAAGTTCTTGAACGCCTTGGATTCAGCAGGAGTGACAAAGCCAAGCCTCTAAGCCAAGACTCTCACAAGCTGTATCCAGTAACGGATTAACGCACAGGCCACTTAGTCGCGAGCTTAGTTAAGGTCCTGGTTTCACAGGTCCCCAACAGCACACCCAGGTAGACATAGAATGTGCAGGGTTCGTAAAGATTAGCATAGAGGCAGTATTGTATTAGTatacattatgatgataatgtatacaTCATAGTATGTGTCACAGAGTATGAGGGGCTTCAAATGTTGCTTAGGCATAGTACCCCACTATACCTTGATTCAGCTCTTCTCGTGTCTGTCTAAAATGTTTACATATCACAGTAGATTTCGATGTACACATGATAGACATAAGCATGAATAAATGATATTCTTGATTCTTCTTGTTTTGGGTTTGAGTAAGGTGTTGATCATGACACTCTAAACACTGTGGGACTTAATACATCTTCAGGAGTGCTAAGATGCATATCTTGAATTTTGTATCGTTAAAATGCAACAACAGACTTAATGTTAGTAGGATAACAAGATAAGCGATGCCATATTTGACCACCTGTAAATGCTACACACGCGGACTGACAAAAGGGGCCTGCGGCTTCAACCTCCTTGATTTTAATGGGAATTTTGATTGACTATGTTCAGGATATTGTAGCGTATTTTTTGTGGACTCCCCTATTTCGATAAAGAGTTAAGATTCCGTTAGATGGTGATTTGGTATATTATTCATGTAAGACTACACAAACTTTTGATACTTACAAAGTCGTTCTGGCAGTCCAGTCTTGTCAACTGGGTGCGAACGGATAACTTCAAGGGTGTAGGAGTAGTTGCCACAATTTTGATTCTTTAGGTACAGGAAGAATTGTGGAATGAGACAAGTGCATAATGTAGACGTTTGGATGCATGTCAGATGGATGAAGACGTGATTTTATGGATGGATACATAGACAATTGGATAGTTAGGTTTGTGGATCATCAACTTAATCACACAAAGTCAGGTGACAAAGTGGAGAAAAAAGTTTCTTATTAGCacagatcttaaaaaaaaaaaaaaaaaaaggctaggtTCGTACAAGGGGAAGAAATCAAAACACCTGATTTTTTGCGTGAAAATTCAGACTCAAAAGTGTGATTGTCAAATTATAGTTAGAAGTAATTGTGGTTATGCTTCTGACGTAGGTTAACACTTCTGCAGGAGTGAGTGTGGAAAATGACCTTGTTGATCCTGAATAAGTCAGAAGTCTGATTGTGTAACAGGTCGAAGGAACCTACAGCTGATGGAAGTTGTAATGAAATTCCCACAAAAACAGGTAAACCGCTCGAGGACgacagagcaggaggaggaggatggcgtcTCACCGTCTACAGTTAATTTCACCGACACCCACAACACAACGGATCAGTACTCAGATGTTGTAAGGACACCAGATTTCTGTATGTTTAATTAAGGCTGTTGCCTTTACTATTGAATCATcatatttcattgtttatttaTGTGTGTTCAGTACACAAATGAAAGATATTGATTAATCTAAACATATGTGATATGGTTGTTCAGCATAAGTAAAGCTAAGGATTTTCAGCAATGTTCACGTATGTAAGTGATCACCTTCGCAGAAACCTCTACtattgaaagaaaagtaaagggTTTCGTACATCATTCCCTTCTAAAGGTACTTTACAAAATAGACAATACGTTAAGAGTACTTTTTGAATGCTTGGTTTATAGTATATGAGTATTTCATAGCAAGTAGACAACTGGACAGTGAACTTTCATGTACGAAATAATGATTGAAAATTCTGTACAAGGGTGATCAGACTGGCAGTGCCCATCATTAGACAGGTCCTTAAAAAATGTAGTTGACTTTCTGTGCGTATTCATATCTCTATTGTGTGGGAGATGATACATCCCTGTTCTTCTGCTGGCTAAACATCTGCAAGCAGTTGGCGAACCATCTTCATGCATTGGTACCCAGTCTCATATGTCGGGCCCATATCGCCAAGATAAACCTCCTTATGAACACCTCTCGGTTTCACCAGATAATTAGCAAGACACTGACATATCGGCGGCTTGTCAAGCAGAGACCAGTGACCAGACGAGAGACTGGTGGCCAGCCAGTAACTAACCAACGGACGGTGACAGACAGCAAGTGATCCAGACTTGCAGACTAAAACTGACGAAACAAACAAGACAGAGAAGTGGAGGTCGATGGCAAGTCAGTGGCAGTACCGTCCTTATAGTAGATTCCTAACTACACACACAGATGAACCTGACCAGCACGCAGAGGGGCATGGTGCTTGGAGCGTTCTTCTATGGTTACTTTTGCACCCAAGTGAgttattcttcattttttttccctgtgtcTGGTTCTCTTCTCATTGACATTATGTTCTTATAAGAGTATTAGCAACTGAAtcctatattttcatttaatccTTTGAACTATCCCAAGCTATTGTCCCTTGTTATACAGCTGAACCAGAAGCTGAGTCAACTCTTAACTTGAATGGCATTAATCTAGATCATCACAGAATATTCAGGGTGTGAGCAACCAGCTGACATGATTTGCATTTGAAAGAAATCCTCGGCTGCGGAACACCCCACCTGCCACCTGCACTGACCATGGTGTTCCCTGACAAATAGTCTTCCTcaagccctcctcctcttcttcctcctcctcctcctcctcctcctcctcctcctcctcctccctctctcccacacacacacaccctcatcctgTGCGCGTGCAGTTACCCCGGGAGGCGTGCCACCCACGCCTCtaccctctcatttctctctcatttcccagATCCCTGGTGGGTGGTTAGCCGAAACCTACGGCACCAAGTGGATCTTCGGTGCATCCGTCCTCACGAATGGCATTTTGAGTTTCTTTATCCCATCAGCTGCCCGTGTTCACTTCGGCCTCCTCATGTTCCTCAGGGTTTTGATTGGAGTGTCTCAGGTACACAATTGCCTACTGTTATTCACAACTgtgtgtcatgatttttttttgtgtgtatacatgcataggtAATATTGAAATATTAAGATAGGGTCATTTATAAAGACAGTGATGGCAATTTTTATTTCATACCCCGGCATTggcgaggtaacgccagaaacagtcgaaaaaaggccacatctgctcacattccttctcaagcagtcatgtgtaatgcaccaaaaccacatcccccTGTCCACAACTAGGTCTTGCAGAACCTTTCCGTGGTTAACCCAAGACTTGATATGCCCTGGTGTACTCCATTGTCAATGCATCAACCCCAGtaaatcacatcgttccaattcactctatcccaagcacgcctttcaccctcctgcatgctcaggccccgatcgcccaaaatctttttcaccccatccttccatctccgatttgggCTCCCCGTTCtcattgttccttccacttctgacgcatatatcctctttgtcaaccttttctcactcattctctacatatgtccaaaccatttcagcacaccctcttctacgttttcaaccacacacttttgattaccacacttctttcttaccctttcattacgtactcgatcaaaccacctcacatcacgtattgtcctcaaatgtttcatttccaatgcttccaccctcatccacacagccttatctatagcccaggccttgcaTCCTTATAATATTGCTAGagttactataccttcaaacatacccatttttacccttccagataacgtttactctttctacacattctttaccgctcccagaaccatcaccctctcccccatcctatgactcagttccacttccatggttccatgtccactcccagatatctaaaacacttcacgtcctccagtttttctccattcaaacttacaccgtaactaacctgtccctcatccctgctgagcctaatatctttgctcttattcacactcactctcaactttctccattcacacactcttccaaaatcaTGCACCACCTGCAGTTTCAAACTcgaatatgccaccagtgctttatcatcggcaaacaactgactcacttcccaggccctctcatccccaacagactgcatactcgcccctttctgcGAGACTCTCAAAGTTaccctctcaccaccccatccataaacaaattgaataacgatggtgacattacgcacccctgttgcagaccatCCTTCATTTGGAACAGTTTACCCTCCTCGCTCCCTACTCGTAGTACACAAGCCTTTTTCCGGTGataacttctcactacttctagattctagaagctttcctcccactccatggATTCTTAaattgagaccttccacaagtcTCTCTGTCACCCCTACCATATGCCatcttcagatccatagatgccacgtGCAAGTccttctgttttcctaagtacttctatcacacattctctaaagcaaacacctgatccacacatcctctcccactttgaaaccacacagtgctcctccccattctgatgctctgtacatgtcttcacttcTCAGTCAgtcccctcccatacaacttaacaggtatactcaacaaacttatgactctgtagtttgaacacttatctttaACTCCCCTGCCTTAATACATTatgactctgtagtttgaacacttatctttaACTCTCCTGCCTTaatacattggcactatatatgcattccgccaatcctcaggcacctcaccatcatccaaaCATACAtcgaaaatccttaccaactaatcaacaactcATTCACCCCTttattaagaaattcagctgcagcaTTCTCCACTCCAGCCTTTTTGCCGCATTTCATCTAATGCAAGGATTTCAGCATCTCATCTTTCTTCACCATGACTCACTTAGCAtaacaccctgaccaaaacaccctacatctgccactctgtcatcaaacacatttaacagtccttcagatactcactccatctcctccttaaaTTATCACTAGCTGTTATTACATCCACTTTTGtccccatcaccgatgttcccatttacaccaaacacatttaacaacccttcaaaatagttactctatctcctcacttcacttcctgttatcacatcccctttttgcccccctcaccgatgttcccatttgttctcttgtgtttcgCACATTATTCAActcttcaaaacatcttattctttctAATGTTTActaatactcgctcaccccaattcatttgccttctttttcagtcCCGACAccttcttgatctcctgctgctttctcttatagaTCTCCCAGTTCTTTGCGCTCCTTCCCtctaagtaccgcccaaacgtaTCTTCTCTCATTCACTAgtaacttcacttcttcatcccagcactcacagTCCTCTCTGATCTTCCCACCTCttacctttcgcatgccacatgccatcactgcttccctaaatacgtcccatcttcacccactcctcccacttcatttactttcaccttttcccattatacactcagtctccaagtatttcttctcataagtctcttttccaggctccccgacattgtttcctcttattCGAAaactacagatcttcaccttccacaagatagcgatcaaacatcccaccagcttcgCCCCTCTCAGCTTACATCCAAATGttttccttttaccctcctgtcaGTTAATGCCATCCAGTAATGTCCACAAATCTTTTTATTTGAAGTGAAATTATCAGTTTTTCATGCAGCTTCAGGAATGAAATAACTTTAGCCTCAGTAACTGCATATACAAATGTTGTGGCGCAGGGCGTGGTGTTCCCAACGTTGAACATAATTGTGATCAAGTGGATCCCGCCCCTTGAGCAACCCAGGTTCATGGCCTTTACTTTTATGTGTAAGTGTACCACATCACTTGCGTAGAAAGAACTTGATCTTATGTCTCATGGTTATTGCTGATATAGCTGTGATTTCTTGAAAGAATGTCTGCCCCTGTAAAGTAGAGGAACTAATGTCCAGCAGATGACTTTTATGATAACTCATGGCATGTATCACTGCTCCAGCCAGCTGCCTGGGAACTGTCATCACGATGCCTCTCTGTGGTGTGATCATTGCGAATATTGGCTGGCCTGCTGTGTTCTACGTCGGCGGCGGTGTGTCCCTACTGTGGGTGCTGTTGTGGATGTCATTGATGCACGAAACTCCTGAGGAGCACCCGACGATCAGCGCCCAAGAGCGACAATACATTCTGGATAACATCAAACGGGAAGCCACACGAAACAAGGTGAGGAAGGGCGGTGTACGGTGTATGGTAAGCGTAGACATCACACAAGACAAGGTAGTAGTGCACAGGTGACCATAGAAGTCACACATAAAAAGGTAGTACACAGGAGAGCGTAtacatcactcctctctctttagtctgtcttccttttttttttttcagtaaccaATGCATTCATGCATTGACAACGATATTGGTTCTACTTTTCtcatatatttgtttcattttctcttattcgATCTACGCTTCATCACAACCAACTTTATAGACAGATTTGGACAAGATATCCCATTAAGACAGTTTAAGCTAACCACAAAAAACAAGTTTGCTTCTAATCAAAAtttctcataactttcctctcttcttttgttAAGTATCATTGAAACATTTTATCTTTCTTGGAAATATCATGagcctaaaaaaaatatatatttctggcCTTTTCCTCTGATCTCGTCTTCATGTAGAGTACTACCCTGACAGTTAAGGAACTCTACATGCTTGAGAGTCGAGTCTAAATGATTTCTACTCTACTAAATCTGACCTCACAACCTGACTCATTTGCTCTAAGCCACAGTATTGATGGTCTTTCGTTCTTTTATAGAGGTAACTTCAGCTTCTGCTGCTCGTGCACCTTGGCAGAGGCTGGGCTACATCAAATATGGTcatttaatcataataatagtgaCATTCGGCATCTCCGAGGATGAGCCATTGAGATGCCTTGTTTCTTTCCCCAGACTGTGTTCATCGAATGAGCTTTTCCTCGTTGTTTCCTAAACAGATAcaacctgctttttttttttttttatttcgtaccTACTGTCTTATATAGCCATTCTTAACTCACCTGGCCAAAGATTATGCCATTACTTAACGTTCACCATCCATTCGTTACCTCTTCACATTTCAATCTCCGAAACTGTTGGGCCATATCGAGCCAGCTTGGAAGTgctagtctatatatatatatataaatatatatatatatatatatatatatatatatatatatatatatgtatatatatatatatatatatatatatatttttttttttttgcgtgcaATATCTCCGCCCTCCATTTGACATGGCCTTTCCTAATTAAGATAAAATtccttcaagcacatccatctaTTTTAGGTTAGAGTTGGCTCCGATTATAAACATGTTCTTACTTTCTAGAATTTATAGTTTTACCGATTATAGGCAGTTATGCAAATAAGCCGCAGTCAAAAATTTTACAGTAAAATCCTCTCTGAAACAAAGTGCAAATGTAAATCAAACTTATCATAGATGGTTCCAGGGTGGTTCCTGTTCAAAAATGTGTTCGGTAATGCCAGAATTGCATGTCACTAAAAGGATGTTTCTGCAAAATTAGTTCGTCACAACTGAATCTAAGGCATATTTGGTTATTTATTACATggtacagattttttttattgtgctattgttttgacaagaaaatagtgaaattggagaaaaatgtagcttagacattgaagcttattgatactgtggttaaattgatgagaactgctattgacgtttgtgtaaataaattatacatttcctttttccatagccagaggttgaaccattatgtgacattcattttttcattcatttcaagctagaagtttcagttttctaaattgtttcttacatttttcatatgtatatatatgtatgtgtgtgtgtgtgtgtatatgtgcgtatgtatgtgtatgtgtgtgtatgtgtgtatgtatatatatatatgtatattatccctggggataggggtgaaagaatacttcccacgtattcctcgcgtgtcgtagaaagcgactagaggggacgggagcggggggccagaaatcctcccctccttgtattaactttctaaaatgggaaacagaagaaggagtcacgcggggagtgctcatcctcctcgaaggctcagagtggggtgcctaaatgtgtgtggatgtaaccaagatgtgaaaaaaggagagataggtagtatgtttgaggaaaggaacctggatgttttggctctgagtgaaacgaagctcaagggtaaaggggaagagtggtttgggaatgtctggggagtaaagtcaggggttagtgagaggacaagagcaagggaaggagtagcaatactcctgaaacaggagttgtgggagtatgtgatagaatgtaagaaagtaaattctcgattaatatgggtaaaactgaaagttgatggagagaggtgggtgattattggtgcatatgcacctgggcatgagaagaaagatcatgagaggcaagtgttttgggagcagctgaatgagtgtgttagtggttttgatgcacgagaccgggttatagtgatgggtgatttgaatgcaaaggtgagtaatgtggcagttgagggaataattggtatacatggggtgttcagtgttgtaaatggaaatggtgaagagcttgtagatttatgtgctgtaaaaggactgatgattgggaatacctggtttaaaaagcgagatatacataagtatacttatgtaagtaggagagatggccagagagcgttattggattacgtgttaattgacaggcgtgccaaagagagacttttggatgttaatgtgctgagaggtgcaactggagggatgtctgatcattatcttgtggaggctaaggtgaagatttgtatgggttttcagaaaagaagagtgaatgttggggtgaagagggtggtgagagtaagtgagcttgggaaggagacctgtgtgaggaagtaccaggagagactgagtacagaatggaaaaaggtgagaacaatggaagtaaggggagtgggggaggaatgggatg from Panulirus ornatus isolate Po-2019 chromosome 15, ASM3632096v1, whole genome shotgun sequence harbors:
- the LOC139753819 gene encoding sialin-like isoform X1; translated protein: MPFPGSGICGVVPARVSLALLMSVGVIVTYMVRINMSVAIVAMTRTPNSTPALTSGAASTAHANAFCTLQNQVNRSRTTEQEEEDGVSPSTVNFTDTHNTTDQYSDVMNLTSTQRGMVLGAFFYGYFCTQIPGGWLAETYGTKWIFGASVLTNGILSFFIPSAARVHFGLLMFLRVLIGVSQGVVFPTLNIIVIKWIPPLEQPRFMAFTFMSSCLGTVITMPLCGVIIANIGWPAVFYVGGGVSLLWVLLWMSLMHETPEEHPTISAQERQYILDNIKREATRNKPGRTPWKSFLTSVPLWAAHTSQMGSMFGFNLLLTQLPTYMDNILGFSIETNGLLSSLPFLVMFVGANFWGTLGDWLIANHYISRHVSRKLFSSISMVLPGLMLVTVGYVGCNTTLAVTLFTVGMAFSGAVCSGHRVNHIDLAPNFSGTTLGMSNTLAFAVSMCVPVIVGAMTPDQVRQVVVVRVIMIPDQVRQQVVDHVIHDLRQVSLAHLRSVN
- the LOC139753819 gene encoding sialin-like isoform X2, producing the protein MSVGVIVTYMVRINMSVAIVAMTRTPNSTPALTSGAASTAHANAFCTLQNQVNRSRTTEQEEEDGVSPSTVNFTDTHNTTDQYSDVMNLTSTQRGMVLGAFFYGYFCTQIPGGWLAETYGTKWIFGASVLTNGILSFFIPSAARVHFGLLMFLRVLIGVSQGVVFPTLNIIVIKWIPPLEQPRFMAFTFMSSCLGTVITMPLCGVIIANIGWPAVFYVGGGVSLLWVLLWMSLMHETPEEHPTISAQERQYILDNIKREATRNKPGRTPWKSFLTSVPLWAAHTSQMGSMFGFNLLLTQLPTYMDNILGFSIETNGLLSSLPFLVMFVGANFWGTLGDWLIANHYISRHVSRKLFSSISMVLPGLMLVTVGYVGCNTTLAVTLFTVGMAFSGAVCSGHRVNHIDLAPNFSGTTLGMSNTLAFAVSMCVPVIVGAMTPDQVRQVVVVRVIMIPDQVRQQVVDHVIHDLRQVSLAHLRSVN